The genomic stretch CAGGCCGGCGATCGGCATTTCGACCAACGCCAGTTCCTTGCCCTTGGAAAACAGCACGACGCCGCCGCCGACTTCGCCCAGCCGGTTGACCGCCAGGGCCATGTCCTGCTTGTTGGTGCCGACGCAGATGATGTGGTGGGCGTCATGCGCCACACTCGAGGCCATGGCGCAATCGCCCATATAGCCGAAGCCGGAGACGAAGGCGTTGGTGACGCCGCCGGTGCCCCGGTGCCGCTCGACCAGCGCGATCTGGCAGACATCGTTGCGGCGATCCATGGCGACCAGCCCGTCCTCGACGGCTAGATCCGCCTCCAACGCCCGCGTCGGCGCCTGGTTCTCGATGACGCCGATGACCCGCACCCGCACCTCGTTGGCGCCTTTGGGGGCCGCGATGTCGAAATCTGCCGCCTTGAGCTTCTTGCCCAGCTTGACGGTGTTCTTCGCCGTCTTCGGGTAGTCATAGGCCGGAATGTCGATGTCGAGCTTGCCTCCCTTGGCCAGCCTGGCGCCGCGCGCATAGACCTCATCGATGGTCATTGCGGCGAGATCGGAGACAATCAGCAGGTCGGCCAACCGCCCCGGCGAGATCGAACCGATCTCGCGTTCCAGCCTGAAATGCTGGGCTGTGTTGATCGTCGCCATCTGGATCGCCGTCACCGGCTTCAGTCCCTGTTGGATGGCGTGGCGCACCACCCGGTCCATGTGACCTTCGTGCACCAGCGTGCCGGAATGACTGTCGTCGGTGCACAGGATGAAGTTGCGCGGATCGATGCCGCCTTCGGTCACCGCCTTGACCTGCGAGGCAACGTCGTACCAGGCCGAGCCCAGTCGCAGCATTGCCTTCATGCCCTGGCGCACGCGGGCAATAGCATCCTCGGCGCGCGTGCCCTCGTGATCGTCCTCGGGTCCGCCGGCGACATAGCCATGGAACGGCAGGCCAAGATCGCGCGAGGCATAGTGGCCGCCAACGGTCTTGCCCGCCTTCACTGTCGCGGCGATCTCGCCCGACATCACCGGGTCGTTGGCGACGACACCGGGGAAATTCATCACTTCCCCGAGCCCGATGATGTTTTCCCATGTCATGGCTTCGGCGACATCGGCAACCGTCAGTTCGGCGCCGGCATGTTCCAGGCCAGGGGCCGATGGCACACAGGACGGCATCTGCACATGCACGTTGATCGGCATCGCGACCGCCTCGTCATGCATCAGCCGCACACCCGACAAGCCGAGCACATTGGCGATCTCATGCGGATCGATAAACATCGAGGTGGTGCCGTGCGGAATGACGGCGCGGCAGAACTCGGTCACCGTCACCATGCCGCTCTCGACATGCATGTGCGCGTCACAGAGGCCAGGCACCAGGTAGCGCCCGCCGGCATCGACCACCTTTGTGCCCTGGCCGATGGCGTGGCTGGCATTCGGCCCGCAATAGGCGAAGCGGCCGCCGGCAATGGCGATGTCGGTGCCGGCGATGATCTCGCCCGAGTGAACATTCACCCAGCGGCCGTTGCGGATGACGAGATCGGCGGGCTTGCGGCCCATGGCGACGTCGACCAGATGCGTCGCCATCTCGGTCCAGGGTTTTGGCTTCGTCGCATGCGCCGCCGGCTTCTTTGCCATGAAGGGACTCCTGTTTGCGCGACTGTGCCAAGCCTGCCTGGTTTTGACCAGCGTCAAACAGCGGATAGGCCTGCCCAATCGTCACAAAGGCTGCTAGGCCTTTACCTCGACCGTGACTTTCGCACCGCCGGCTGAAATCCGGTCCGCGAGACGCTGGAGTTCGCCCGCCGCGAAGGTGCCGTTGAGCATGACCTCGCCGCCGAGGATGGGTTCGACCAGGCGCGGCGACGCCACCACGGCACCGTCGACGCTGAGATCGACCACCTTGCCGACATTCGCCGTGGTGAAGTCGGCGAATGCCTTTGCGCTGTCCGGTGTCATCGTGAGGTTGAGCACCATCTGTACCGACGCCGCATCGGATACGACCGCGGCCCTGGCAATGGCGAGCATCAATGACTCGGCCCTGGCGAGGCCGCAGGCGAGCAGCACGATGGCTACTCCAGCGATGAGACGAGCCAGGCTGTTCATCAGGATTTTTTCCCTGCAAGACGACCATCTTGCACGGTGACATTCGCCCGGCAATGCCGGCTTTCCGCCGCCTTAAGGGATGCGGCTCGGCGAGCAACACACGGGCCGCAGCCAGAAATGGAATTCCGTTTTGTGGCAAATCGGTCTACGTTGGCTCCAAGGATTTTTCCGACGCTTTGTCCGGGGAGTTCGAATGTATCGCCTTGTGGTCGCAAGTGCCGGTCTTCTTGCCGTCCTGTCCATGCCGGCTTTCGCAGCCGACCCGACAGTCGATGTTCCGATGACCGCGCCCGGCTTCGACTGGACCGGATATTATGCCGGCCTGCAGGCGGGATATGGCTGGGGCCAGTCCGATATTTCGGGAACCGACGGTGGACCGTTTTCCGTCTCGCCCGACATTGACGGCGGCTTCGTCGGCGGGCACGTCGCCGGCCTATGGCAGTTCGACCAGGCGGTGATTGGCGCCGAGGCCGACCTCAACTATTCCTCGATCAACGGCACGGCGGAACTTGGCGGGCCCGGAAATGTCGTCGGTACCGACATCAAGTGGTTCGGGTCGGTCAATGCCAAGGCCGGATATGCGATGGATCGTGTGCTGGTCTATGGCATAGGCGGCGTCGCCTTCGCCGGTATCGAGACGTCGCAAGCCTCGGGCTCGGCATTCTCCGAGACACGCACGAATGTCGGCTGGACCGTGGGTGCCGGCGTCGACTATGCGCTGACCGACAAGTTCGTCGTCGGCGCCCAATATCGCTATTACGATTTCGGCTCCGAACACTATGACGGGTCCAACGGTTTCGTCGGCCGCGACCAGGATACGAAGCTGAACACCGTCGGCGTCAATCTCAGCTACAAGTTCTGAGCGCGGCCAACGGCGATCGGCGAGCGACGGCCCTCAGGTGATCAACAATTTCGGTGAGAGGGGCGGCCGGCGCCCCCAGTGGGCGGGGGAATGGGTTGGGCCTGGTAGACGCCGGCCTCGGCGGATCAAGTCCGCCGTGCAAACACCCTATCCCCTGCGCGCGGCGCGGATAATTCCGCGATCGCACCAGTATCGCCGCGCCCTCTCCTCTGGGGTGCGTGTTCAGACAGCTCAAGAACACGACTTGACGGCCTGTGTCTGGCATCTGAAAAGGGCTGGCCTGCGGACGTGGCGGAATTGGTAGACGCAAGGGACTTAAAAAGCGGCGACAGACCCAAAGGACCTCGGCGGCGGGCAGTATCCATGGGCAGCATTGACGCAGACGTGACTTGGCCGGCGCAGCACAAGTTGATAATTTACTTTAGGGTCTAGTACCCTCAGAATTAATCGCGAAGTCGCAGGAAACGCAGGCAGGTGGCTGGCCATGTTTCGAAACCACCCAATCCTGTCTGATATACTGGAGCTTGTTGGTGCGTCGCTCGGCGTGTTTTTGGTCGGGTTGATGGTTGCGTATCTGGTGGGGTATCTGGTTGGACACTTGCCGTCTGATCATGGAATACCTCGCGCGATTGGTGGCGCCCTGGCGTGGGTCATTATAGGTGGATTTCGTGTATATCGCAGAGAACACGAGAGACGCCGAGAGATGCATTGGAAATACCTAAAGGGCGAATAAGGAAGCCTAGGCCCACGGGCGGCTTGCTGCGAAAATGCGATTGATAGGACGCCTCCTAAGTATACGGCACGGCATGGATCATGCTCGAGGCAGGTGATCCGAGACCCCGACATCCATTGCGTCCGGACTTCCCGCCCTTGAAGGTGGCGCGGCTCCGAGGCTCATGCTAATCAACGGCTCAAACGTGTGACAAACCGTGTGACAATGCGGTGCCAAATCGTCACGATGTGACAAAGCGGGCGTGGCGAAACTGGTAAACGCAAAGGACTTAAAATCCTTCGCCTTCAATGGCTTGCGGGTTCAAGCCCCGCCGCCCGCACCAGTCACGAAAAGGGACTTAAAATCCCTCGATCTCTGATCGTACGGGTTCGATTCCCGTCGTCCGCACCACATTGTAATTAAAAGGCAATTGGCATTATTGAGTCGGCGCTGGCTACCCGAAGAAATTCCACGCGGGTAGCCGTGGGGGTAGCCGAGGATGGCAGAACGAGGGCCATATAATGGAATTCGACGATATCGTTTCTGGCAGGGAGGCGTTCCTGCGAGAGGCAATTCTGCTCGAAACGCAAGAGGGCCTGAGGCTTGATTTCAAAGCGCCGGCCGTCGCCAAGCAAGGCGCGGCCTTTACCCCGCAAGGCCAACTTACCAAGGATGGCCGAAACAGCTTGGCCAAGGCTCTCTCGGCCTTCAGCAACTCTGCCGGCGGTGTTCTGGTCATTGGAGTTGAATGCCGCAAGAATGTTGATGGGGTCGACTGTGCCTGTGATCTAGAACCGCTCCCCAATTGGAAAACCGCACTCAGTGCTGTGAATTCAGCTGTAGGCGATCCTTTGCAGCCCAAAATGGCGGTATCCGAGTGGGCGGATTCGCGTCCGAGGAGAATCAGAGCTTCGGCTATGTAGTTGTAGATGTGCCTCGTTCTGAGCGACGACCGCACCGCAGCGAAGCCGCTGATCTAAAGCAGTATTTTAAGCGCTCTGGCTCCGGGAGCTATGCGATGGAGCACTTCGACATCGAGGACGCTTTTCGCCGAACGACAGTTCCAAATCTCAAGCTGAGAACAGACGTTCATAAATTCAGGTCATCAGGATCGGACAGCTACTACAAAATCCGACTGTGGCTCGACAACGTTTCCTCCGTAACGGCCTTTTTCCCGTCAATTACTCTTAGCGATTTGACGGGAATCCAATTCGGCTGGGCCACTGACCGATTGCCATTCGTAACCTCTGATCAACGAGGCTGATAAAGTGACAGCCTACGGAGACTCCGAGTTCGTCATTCATCCAGGCTCGACGCGTCAGATCGCGGAATTTGAATTCCACGCGGCCTTTGAGAGCGGTAGCCCGGTGATCGTCGGGGATCGCATGCCGAATATGGCCTACCTTGCCTTTAATTACCGCATCGGCGCTCGCGACATGATTTCAAACGAACAGGCGATTGAAATCCGTCTTTTCCCAATCAAATGGTGATGGCCCGCCACCGTGAGGCAGCGGGCCAAATACCGGACGGTGCGGATTTTCAGTTCGCCTTTTGGCGGCTCTGCTTGACGATGTTTTGGCTCGAGCACACGTCTTCCGAGTTTGTGACAATCTGCTCGGCAAGGTCTCGTGCGATCCAGAGCAGGTGGCCTACTTCGTCGATATCGGGGGTCTCAAAAACCTTTTGCTCGATGACGTTGATGAGGGTCGACAACTTCCTGAGATCGCCTTGAAGGTCGTCCAGATTCTCGTAGGACCGGGTCATTTAGATCACCAGCAGCGTTCGGACGATCTGTTGAGCAAGCCGCACATTCGTTGTGCGCTGCCCGTTGTAGGCGCTCCCCCATGGCGAAGCGCCGGCATCATCGACAACAACGAGATGTAGAGTTCCGCGATCACACCATATCCAGGGATCGCCTTCGGTATATTAGCATCTGCTTGCGGCGGACCTGATGTCCGCTTGGCCGGCGTCATCCCCAAAGCCCACCCCAACTGGCGCCGGCCATTTTCATCAGCGCTTCTTCGCCTTCGGCATGATCTCCTCGATCCGCGCCTTCACTCCGTCCTGGATCATCGTGCTCGAGCGCCTGGGCCTCCGCCTGGTCCTTGGTGGTCAGGATGGTGCGCCAGTGCGGCTTGTCGAAGACGCTGACGATCTAGGTTGTGGCCGGCTTATGCTCCACCTTTTGCTGCTTCCATCGTTCATATTGATAAATCCCGAATATATTAGCAAATGCGTACATTAGTCAGCCGGACGCGCGCCCGTGGCCCAGCGGCTTTCCGCTGCCAGTCCCTCTAGCAACCAAGCTGCTGGGCCGCCGTCCTATGTCCCCCGTTTGGTGATTCGACGATCGGCTTCCTGTCGCGGTTTCGCTGCCGATCAGCTTCAAGTTGCATGCCGAACTTACCGTTTGTTGAGCAGATTAGCGCACCATCATATGGGGACATGGAATGTAGCTCGTACATGTGACTAAAGGCCCCGGCGCCTCACCCAGCGCCGGGGCTTTTCGCATCTAGGAAGCATGTGGATGGCAAGCTCGCCGGACGAAGACCCCAACAACCTCAAGCCCGGCGAGCCTACAACCTGACCAGAGTACGCGATCAGGGCCGGGATCAACCGGCGCGCTGTCAGACGCAAAAGGAGTGCCAGTGCCGCCGTCCCGAAATGGCACAAATCGGGGGAAAACGGCCGCTCAGGGTTTTGTTGCAGACTTGCTAACGTTACGGTCACGCCAGCCGGCTTGCCCGAGCCGGTTAGGCCCGACGGTCAACCAAACCCACCCCAACGGGGACTGTCGGGCCGCAGGAAGTCCCGAGGCGCGCGTTCTTGCCCTCCGCTAATCTCCTAAGCCACCGAAGCCTGCCGCGCGTCCTGGCGCCCGCCTGTGGCCAGCCCGATAGCCGAGCTCTTCCTCGGCTTCCTTGGGAATGACGGTCTCCGGATCGTTTTCGTCGAGCAGTCCGGCACAGGCCTCGATCAGCGGCTCGCGATGGCCGGTGACGTAGGCGGGATAGCGGAACTGGCGCCATCACCAGCAGCTACGTCGTACAGCACCAGCGTTAGCCGCGTCGTTTCCGTTGCCCCAAGCGGGCGTTCTTCCTTGTTTGCTAAATGCGCGTGGTGCCCCTCTCTTGGCCGCCCGAATGCAGTACCGGCGACCCCTGATCGGCGCTTCGCTCATGATCTGGCCGAGAGCCTATCTCAATGATCCCGACCAGCGCGCGAACAAACTCAACCATATCGTTCGCCGTGATGGCTGCCTGGTCAGGTTCTTGCCCAATGTGCTCGGCGGCCGCGCAGCATGACAGGCGGATGTGATCGTAATGAGGATCCCTTTCATCCTCCGGCAACGTCGCCAATTTCATGGCCCGGCGATGAATCAGCCGGAGCAATTGTCCGAGAGCGGCTCCGACACTCATGCGTTTGCTCCGCATTGGTCAAACGTCCGGCGCTCCAAGGCGCGTGTCGGAACGTCGATGGGAGGTATCCCTTTGCCAAGCTGCATTATAGCCATTAATATATTGTTTATTGCTAATATATGATTTCCGGAAGCGTGGCCTCCATGGGATCGTAACGGCCTCGGCGCCAAGGCCTGAGGCGGAGCCTAGCCAGGCCGGCGCGGACCGAGTGATCCTGTCCTTCAAACGAGGCGCTGGATTTCCAGCGCCGGATCGCGGGCGGCATGCCTTTTATTGCCGGACGACGTCGCTACAGTCGCATCAGTCGGCAATTCCATCGCCAATATGCATCGCGGTTGGGCGGCACAGCGCCGAAGCAAGGTTCTTGCGCCGCCTTTCAAGCGAGCCAACAGTGCCTGCGCATTCGCAAAGCTATTTCGGAACGGGCAATGACAATAATGATAGATGGAAACGCCAGCTGGCGCGATATTGCGCGCGTGAGCGAAGGCGAATCTCTGGCGCTTGGCCAGGCGGCTTGGGCGAGGATCGCTTTTGCGCACCAGCTCGTGGCGGCCATCGTCGACAAGGGCATCCGCGCCTATGGCGTCAATACCGGGGTCGGCGCATTGGCCAGCAAAATCGTGGCGCCTGCCCTGCACAAGAAACTGTCGCGCAATATCATTCGCAGTCATGCGTGCGGCGTCGGTGACCTCGTGCCGAGGCGCGGTGTGCGCGCCATCATTGCCGCGCAAGTGGCGAATTTCGCGCATGGCCATTCGGGCGTGAGCCCTGCGATCGTCCGTAATTTGCTCACCTTTATCGAGCGCGACTGCGTTCCCGACGTGCCGTCCCGGGGATCGGCCGGATATTTGACGCACAACGCGCACGTCGCCCTGGTCTTGATCGGTGAAGGCAGCGCAACCGTGGCAGGTCGCTCGATGAGCGGGCTCGAGGCCCTGGCTGAAATGGGCCTGGAACCGTTGGAGCTTGGCGCCAAGGAAGGCTTGAGCCTCGTCAACGGCACCGCGTGCGCAACCGGCCTGACAAGCATCGCCGTGCGGCGGGCGGAACGTTTGTTGGCATGGGCCGACGCCGCGGCGGCTTTGACGCTTGAAGCCGCCGGCGCGCAATTGCCGGCTTTTGGCGAGGCGATCCTGGCGATGAGGCCCTCACCCGGCATTCAGGACGTGGGCAGTTCGCTGCGTGGCTGGCTTCACGGCAGCGAACTGATAGCGCTCGCCCACGGCACTCGCACGCAGGACGCACTCAGTCTTCGCGCCGTGCCGCACGTCCACGGCGCCGCCCGGGAGGTGCTGGATCGGTCTGCCGAGCTGGTCGACCGCGAATTGGCCGCTGTCACCGACAATCCCGCCGTATTCGGGTCCTTGAACGATCCTCAGGTTGTTTCAGAGGCGCATGCGGTCGCGCCCGCCCTCGGGCAGGCGGCCGACGGCCTGACCATCGCCTTGGCGCAGGTGGCCGGAATGAGCGAGCGTCGGATCGACCGTCTCGTCAATCCGCTTGTGAACAATTTGCCGGCCTTCCTTGCCGATGAGGACGGAGCCAATTCCGGCTTCATGATCGCCCAATACACGGCCACGTCGCTCAGCAACGTCAATCGGCGTCTGGCCGCCCCGGCGGCGACCGACGGCGGCGTCACATCAGGCCTGCAAGAGGATTTTCTCGCGCATCCAACCGTCGCCGCCAACAAGCTGCTGGCGGTGATCGACAACGCGGAATACATCCTGGCAATCGAACTCATGGCGGCCGCGCAGGCGCATGACTTCCTGGCCAAGCGCGGTGGCCGCGCGCCTGGTACCGACGCCATCTACCGAATGGTCCGGGAAAACATCGCCCACTATTCCGACGATCGGCCTCTGTCCCGGGACATGGAGGCCTTGCGCACCTTCATCCGCGAAATGGACGTCCCGGCCTGTCCGCAGCCCATTATGTGAGCCGCCCATTATGTGAGCCGCTTGCTCGTTGAGGCTCGCGGTCTCAGGCCTTCATCGGATTCAGCTTCAAATGCTGGATCAGGATAATGGTCTTGGCATCGACGATGCGGCCGTCGGCGATGCCGGCCAGCGCTTCGTCGAGCGGCATTTCCAGAACCTCGATGTCCTCGCCTTCTTCCGGCGCGCCGCCGCCGGCCGAGATGCGGTCGGCGGGCGAATAGCGGGCAACGAAGAACCATAGCCGCTCGGTGACGCTGCCCGGGCTCATGTAAGGCGAAAACAGCCGCTCAATCTTGTTCAGTCGGTAGCCGAGCTCTTCCTCGGCTTCCTTGCGGATGGCGGTCTCCGGATCGTTTTCGTCGAGCAGTCCGGCACAGGCCTCGATCAGCGGCTCGCGGTGGCCGGTGACGTAGGCGGGATAGCGGAACTGGCGCACCATCAGCACCGTCGAGCGACTGGGGTCGTAGGGTAGGATCACCGCGCCATCGCCGCGATCATAGGTCTGGCGGATCTGCGTCTCCCACTGGCCGTCACGCCGGCGATAGTCGAGGACGGTCTTTTTCAGCACCGCCCAGTCGTCGGAAAGAACCTCTTCCGAGCGGATGCGAATGCGATCTTCCATTGGACACCTCGGGTATTTGCTGCCGAGCGCAGGCGTAGCCTCGAACCGGCGCTGGCGCAATTGGGGCAGCGATTGGTCCAGCGGGCATTTCACTCTCTCGTGTGTGGTATGCACGACTTCCATTGCCTAAATAACGCGTTCCCCTCCCCGGAGCCCCTTTTCATGACCGCATCGCTTTTTCAGCCGATCACGCTCGACGGCCTCACCTTCCACAATCGCATCGCTGTCGCGCCGATGTGTCAGTATTCCGCGGAGGATGGCTCGGCTAGCGACTGGCATCTTTACCACTGGATGAACTTGGCCATGTCCGGCGCCGGCATGGTCACGGTGGAGATGACCGATGTCGAGCGGCGCGGGCGCATCACGCATGGTTGCCTCGGGCTTTATTCCGACGACAACGAAGCCGCTGCGCGCCGCACACTGGACGCGGCACGACGCGTCGCCGCACCCGGCACGAAGTTCGGCTCGCAGCTGGCGCACGCCGGCCGCAAGGCCTCGAACCGCAAGCCCTGGGAGGGCGGCGGACCATTGCAGCCGAATGAGGACCCCTGGCAGACCGTTTCGGCCTCGGCCATCGCCTATGACACCGGCTGGAACGTGCCGCATGCGCTGGAAGACGAGGAGATCCTGCAGCTCATCGAGCGCTTCGTCGAAGCCGCCAAGCGGGCCGAACGCGCCGGCTTCGACTTCATCGAATTGCACGCAGCACATGGCTATTTGATCTTCCAGTTCCTGTCGCCGCTGTCCAACCAGCGCACGGACCGTTGGGGCGGCTCGCTGGAAAACCGGATGGGTCTTGTCGTCGAAATCGCCAGGGCGGTGAGAAAGGCAGTGCCAAAGCTGATGCTCGGTGCGCGACTGTCGGTGAAGGACTGGGTCGATGGCGGCTTCGACGTCGAGGATGCGATCGAAGTGGCGAAGGCCCTGAAGGCGGAGGGCGTCGGCTATCTCTGCTGCTCCAGCGGCGGCAATTCGCCGTTGCAGAAACTGCCCACCGGCCCCGGCTATCAGGTTCACCTGGCGGAAGCCGTGCGCAAGGGCGCCGGCATCCCGACCCGCGCGGTCGGCCTGATCGACGATCCGAAGCAGGCCGAGGCTGTTATCGCCGAGGGCCGCGCCGACATGGTGGCGCTGGCGCGCGCCTTCCTCGCCGATCCGCGCTGGGGCTGGCGTGCGGCCGCCACATTCAGCGAAAAGATCCATCCGGCACCACAGCTCGCCCGCTCGGTGACGACGATGGAACACTGGATGAAGGCGGCGGGCTGATCGGACCATCCTCTTGATACCGGGGCCTCCCGATACCGTCCAGCCCTTTACAACAGCCCGCTTCAATTCTCGCCGCAAACTGTTACGTTGGGTGAGGCTGCGGCGGGCGCGGCCGGGCTTGGGAGGAAATCATGTCGTTCAAGGCAGTCTTGCCGGCTGCGATGCTTATGGTCGTCGCGGCGTTTTGGCTCGGTGCGTCGACGCCGAGCGTCGCGCAATATTGCGAAGGTACGGTACACGGCCTGTCTGGCCGCTACAATCTGGCCACCGGCAGCGGCTTTCTCGCCGTGCGGACACGGCCGAACTCGTCATCGCGGATGATCGGCCAGCTGTTCAACGGCGATCACACCGAAATCTTCGACCGGCGCGGCAACTGGTACCAGGTCGAAATCGGCGGCACGACCGGCTGGGCCAATGCACGCTGGCTACGCAACGATTGCGGCTACTGAGGCTGTTTTGAAAGTAGCTCCAGATGGCCGCCGGAGCAGACGTTCCCAAAACAGCCTCTGAGACGTTTGGGCGCAGGCTGACGGCCACTTTTGCAACCAAATTGGCTGCTTTGCGTTGCGGCCATGATGGACAACAAACCTTTTGAAACGCCGGTCGTGGTCGAACTTGGCCATGTCGGCAAATATCGCCATATCCGCAGTACCCAGGAAGCGGCGGAGTGTCTGATGACGGTGTGGCCGCTCAATCGCGGCCCGCGTCATCGTGATGCCCTCGACACTTGCCTCAAAGTGCTGGAAGGTTATCGTTCGACAGCGGAAGCGCGACGGGCATTGATCGAGGCCGCCAGGGAATCGGAAGTGCTGGTGCCCGACGACAGGCTGTCCGACGACCGGCTGCATTGAGCAGGCGGACTTTCAACCGGAGGTTTTGATGGCGAAGCTGACTTACAACATCGTCGAGCATGACGGCGGCTGGGCCTACAAGGTCGGTTCGACCTTCTCGGAGACATTTCCCACCCATCAGGACGCGCTGCGCGCCGCCGAGATCGCTTCGGCCGAGCAGCAGGTGGCAGGCGCGACGGACGGTATCCAGTACGAGGATGCCGAGGGCAAATGGCATGAGGAACTGGCGGATGGCCGTGACCGGCCGCAGACCGAAGTGTCCGACTGACTTTATCGCCAAAGGCCGCACGCCACGGACGTATGAAGAGAGGGACGTCTCGTTGCCAGTTGCGAGCCCTTACGAGCGATTATTTGCCACAATACTGGTCGTTCACGTTTCCCTGAGCATTCGCGTCAGGACCCGCAGTGTTCGACGCACAAGGGTCGGCCGCGCCCGAACTGCCAAGGGTATCCAGTCCCGAGTGGTCGCCATTGATGCTTCCAGTCGTGTTCTGGTCGACGCCTGAGGACTCTTCGTTGCCGAACGGCCACCATTTTTAATGGTTGGAATTATGCGTCCTACGGTTGCGCCATCGCCGACGTTGCCAGCCCGATCATCAGAACCGATGCTGCGAGAAATTCCTGTACATTGCATTACGCCGTGTCTTGGTCGCCTTAGGTGCGACAGGGGGTAAACCCGGCGGTCAGCCGGTTGGTTCATTGAAATTGTCGTGAGGCTGGGGTGATGGAAAGGCGCGGCCGGCAACCCGCTCGATGAAACCGATCACCCGCTTGGGCTCGACGAACTGCGGCATATGGCCGAGGCCGTCGACAGGCTCGAAATCAAGCCCCTTGATCTTGCCACGCATCGGCTCGCCATGGATGCGGATGTCGATGACGCGGTCGGCGGTTCCAAACAGGATGCCGGCCGGCATGGCAATCTCGCCATAGCGTTGCTCGATGCGGCCGAGATCCTGTTCGATGGCCACGACATCGGCTGATGTCGCCTGGAAATGGACTGGCCGCAGCCCGAGCCAGCCACCGCCGTCGACCATGTAGTCCACGGGAAAAGCCTGCGGCGCGAAGATGAATTCCATCGTCGGCCGCGCATAGCGCAGGCTCAGCGGTATCGCCACGGTGTAGGCCATGACCCGTCGCCAAAGGCGTGAGGGAATGTTGAGCAAGCCGGTCTTTTCGCGCATGCCAGGTTCCAGATGCGTCAACGGCGCCAGCAAGGCGATCCCCGCAATCACCTCGGGATGCTCCACGGCCAGGGTCAGCGTGACGGCGCCACCCAGCGAGTGACCCACCACCAGCGGCCTCTCCAGCCTCAATTTTTCGATGAAACGGCGCACCAGGGCTGCCTGTTCGGGCAACCGGCCCGTGGCGCCGTTCGCGCGCGTCGAATAGCCCGATCCCGGACGATCGAGCGCGATCAGCCGGTAGCCGGGGGCGAACTGGCCAAACAAGGTGTGCCGGAAATGATGAAGCTGGGCGCCAAGCCCGTGGATAAAAACGATCGGCCGCCCCTCGCCTACATCGACATAGTGGATGCGGCTGCCGTCAATCTCGACGAATTTTCCGACCGGCGGCACCAGTCTTTGCGCCTTCGCCGCGATCCACAGCGTCGCCAACACCAGACAGGCGATCCCCAGGACCGCCAGCAGGAACGACAGGGCCAGCAGCCACGACAGGATCGATATCAGCATTGTTCACCCGGACCAGAACCAGTTCGAGCTTACCCGCATCCGGTCGCGCTGCAACCTGGCATCGAAACGGGTGCCATGTTGGCCGCCCGGACGGCATTGCCGACAGCCACGCGCCGCGCTATCTCAGGCGACCCGTCCTGCCGGAGCCCTCCATGCCTGAAATCGTTACAGCCGCCATGCTTGTCATCGGCGATGAGATT from Mesorhizobium sp. NZP2077 encodes the following:
- a CDS encoding DUF982 domain-containing protein — encoded protein: MMDNKPFETPVVVELGHVGKYRHIRSTQEAAECLMTVWPLNRGPRHRDALDTCLKVLEGYRSTAEARRALIEAARESEVLVPDDRLSDDRLH
- a CDS encoding DUF2188 domain-containing protein; the encoded protein is MAKLTYNIVEHDGGWAYKVGSTFSETFPTHQDALRAAEIASAEQQVAGATDGIQYEDAEGKWHEELADGRDRPQTEVSD
- a CDS encoding alpha/beta fold hydrolase → MLISILSWLLALSFLLAVLGIACLVLATLWIAAKAQRLVPPVGKFVEIDGSRIHYVDVGEGRPIVFIHGLGAQLHHFRHTLFGQFAPGYRLIALDRPGSGYSTRANGATGRLPEQAALVRRFIEKLRLERPLVVGHSLGGAVTLTLAVEHPEVIAGIALLAPLTHLEPGMREKTGLLNIPSRLWRRVMAYTVAIPLSLRYARPTMEFIFAPQAFPVDYMVDGGGWLGLRPVHFQATSADVVAIEQDLGRIEQRYGEIAMPAGILFGTADRVIDIRIHGEPMRGKIKGLDFEPVDGLGHMPQFVEPKRVIGFIERVAGRAFPSPQPHDNFNEPTG